In Bacillus sp. DX3.1, the following proteins share a genomic window:
- a CDS encoding carboxylesterase: protein MKLASPKPFTFEGGDRAVLLLHGFTGNSADVRMLGRYLEKKGYTCHAPIYKGHGVPPEQLVHTGPEDWWKDVMAAYQHLKDQGYEKIAAVGLSLGGVFSLKLAYTMPILGVVPMCAPMYIKSEEIMYQGILAYAREYKKREQKSPEKINAEMLEFKQTPMNTLKALQELIRDVRNNIDMIYAPTFVVQARHDEMINTDSANIIYNGVESSLKEIKWYEDSTHVITLDKQRDELHEDVYDFLEQLDW, encoded by the coding sequence ATGAAATTAGCATCTCCAAAACCATTTACGTTTGAAGGTGGAGACCGTGCTGTTTTATTACTACATGGATTTACTGGAAACTCAGCTGATGTACGTATGCTCGGGCGTTACTTAGAGAAAAAAGGCTACACTTGCCACGCCCCGATTTATAAAGGTCATGGTGTGCCTCCAGAACAGCTTGTTCATACAGGTCCCGAAGACTGGTGGAAAGACGTGATGGCTGCATATCAACATTTAAAAGATCAAGGATATGAGAAAATTGCTGCTGTTGGATTATCACTTGGTGGTGTATTCTCTTTAAAACTTGCTTATACGATGCCCATTTTAGGTGTTGTACCAATGTGTGCCCCTATGTACATTAAGAGCGAAGAAATTATGTATCAGGGTATATTGGCGTATGCACGTGAGTACAAAAAGCGTGAGCAAAAATCACCAGAGAAAATTAACGCAGAGATGCTTGAATTCAAACAGACACCGATGAATACATTGAAAGCACTGCAGGAATTAATTCGTGACGTGCGCAATAATATCGATATGATTTATGCGCCAACATTTGTTGTACAAGCACGCCATGACGAAATGATTAATACAGATAGTGCAAATATCATTTATAACGGTGTTGAATCAAGCTTAAAAGAAATCAAATGGTATGAAGACTCTACGCATGTTATTACGCTTGATAAACAGCGTGATGAGCTACACGAAGATGTATATGACTTCTTGGAGCAACTAGATTGGTAA